Sequence from the Prunus persica cultivar Lovell chromosome G5, Prunus_persica_NCBIv2, whole genome shotgun sequence genome:
taTGGTGGCTTTGATCTGGACCAAAAAGAAGCAACCCCATTACACAAAGTGACAATATGAAACCAGCAGTGGAGCTAGCAGTCACAAGAAAAACAGTAAAACATCATTTGCACTATTAGAGATGCATATTATTGAGCATACCTGCATCCCCACTTCTCATTTTGGCATCCACCCCAGTCTTCCCAGAAAAAGTCCATCCATGTTTCAGTTCAAAGAACTTGGAACACTTTACCATGAAACCAGGCTGGAGGCACCAAATGCTGTTTTAAGTCCTTCATAAAGTCAAGAGCCAAGTGCCTTAATGGACTTGCATCTTAGCCGCTAGTCTCGACTCTAATCAGCTCCTTGTTCAAACTCAGCCTATTATAGAAAATCAATATCCATTAAGGACATGCTAAACACACACTAGGATTCCGGGATTTGGATCTGGTTCAACCTGCTAGACCAGATTGAATGCAGAATCATATGGAATAAATCATATCTGATTGGTCTTGGATTCCAAAGGAAATGCTTCTGCACCATTTTCACATTAATTTGCATGGTAAGGTATCTTCTCATGGGAATAGCCACTAAAATCTCTCTTAACTTGGGAATATCCTTCTCGGCCACGGCAACGGAAAATTTGCTCCAATCTAGCACATCACTCAAAGGAGGGGGAAAATTATCGGCAATAATCACTGGGACACATTCATAGTAGATGGACTCGATGATCCTTGGGCTGTTCACTTCATACCCCATTGGGCAAATACAAAATTTACTTGATTTCATATGTTGGACATAAGACATCTTTCGCGAGACTCTAAGGGGCAGAGGCCCGTAGATTTTCATGTCTTCATGTTTGTCCTGCCAGTGCTTGAGAAGTGTTGGGCGGACTCTTCCATGCATGTTTCCTGCAAAAAAGGCAAGGAGTGGGCGCTGTGACACTCTAAATCCACCAACATTTCTAAGAGGCTTCCTGGGGGTCCTAATGGTAGTTTCTGGAAGTGAAACATCCTTCCTGGCAACAAATATTCCTTCCGAGGTGTCAGCATTGCATAGAGCTTTTATAGTATTTTTGGTTAGTTCCTCATGGGCAGTTAACGTGTAAGGGCCCTGCAAAAGGTCGACAGAATGGAGGAatttaagtttaaaatattACCATGGCATCAACTTGTGTACACTGATTGGTCTTCATAATGATGGATGCTAAAATATCAGATATTAAATTGAACAGATATTTactttcaaaaataattttcaaattgcaAACCACCAAGCATCTTTCTCATAGCTACAGATATGCACACCTTTTCAGCTATTATGCTGACGTAGAAGCATTTCCAATCAAACTACAAAGAGAAAACATATACAATAAAAACTGCCAAGGAATTTGGAATTCTTTCTCATACTTCCTAgacaattcaaatttgatcaCCATAGAAATCTTAGAAGTAAAAGAACATAGAGAATAGTACAACACACTATTACTCTTTCCAGACAGTGCTAAAATATTATACTGCTACGATATAGGTGCATTGTCAAATGTAAAAGGAGGACATACATCATAATGGCTGTTACAGTATAATAATATGGCAATTTTAGTATTTGTAAAATGGAAATATTTTACAACACAAAGGTGAAGCGTAGTttggaaaatcagaaaagtCAACTAGGTAACAAAACCATATAATTTGATGCCAGTAACGATTATTTCCATGCAATGAGAAAACATTAAGCTGTGTTAAAACATTACAGAATTTATACTTGTGAAAAATTGAAGTTCAACTGTACCGTGTAGTCTACTACTATGCTTTTGTGATGAGATTCATTCAGTGTACAACTTACAGAATAAAAATGAATGCCTTCaattcttaaacaattaattacaTTAGCACAATCAAATTGGAAAGAAGCATGCTGTGGAAAGGAAGAACAGATTACTGTACCCAGTCATGGCAAGCAACAAGGAAATGATCTGACCCATGTGTCCGATTCCAGAAAGGATACTTCGCAGCAATCGTGTTTGTGTAGTCTCTCAGGAAAATTGAGAGTGGTTTCAAATTATGTGAATTCGGTACATAAAGTGCCATCCCCAATTGGCGCATACtgtaaggaaaataaaataagtgaGCCATTTCTGGATCCCTTGTGACAAACTGCCTGTTTTCCTCCATCAACTTCATGAACCATCCTTCAGAAGCATAAATTCCTCTGAGATGAGGTTGGTGAAAAATGGGCCTTGCTCCATCACGATATATGTAAACTTTAAGTATCAGTTCCATCAGTTCATAGCTCCTGAAATTAAGGCAAAATTATGGCTTTAAACGGTTCAGTAAAAAATGATTCTGATGGATCATTATCATAAGAACAGGAAGCCTGGTGAAATCAATGATTGAGTATATTGCCAGACATTCTAGCAACTATTGTTAGATATCTAGAAATACAAGTGAACATACACACACAGAGGCatgattttgaaaaagaaaaataaataacactAACTATAAGTATTTTCCCATGTTTATATGGTACTGTCAGTTTTAACGAGTATTCTTGCGTCTGACAGAGAGAAACAGTGTTAATAACATAGATGCTCGACGAAGTTATAAATTTTACtgtaatatataatttcataacTGCTCAAAATATGCATGTTTTTCAtgcataaaaaaaacttcatgATGAAAATATGGATTCCAATCTTGATAAAACAATGTATAAGTTTctgaaggaaaagagaaagcaTGCCACGGCTACATGTTTTAACTAATGAATTCCATTCCATAGCCATCCAAAATTCACGTGACTGAGTTGCTCTTGCTTCACCATCAATTTCACAAACAAGAGGACACAGTGTTCATCAATTATTGCAACTTTTGTATATACATCATATTTGTACGAGAAAAAGGAATTGAGCCTGGCTAGAGCAATGCAACCAAGATAGCTTGTGATCACAAATATTGTTATATACTGAAAGGAATGTGTTTCTAATAATAAGTCCAAATCTTTGGGTACATTAATTAGGTAAAATCTTTGGTACCAAAATAATAAGTCCAAgtttctgaaaaagaaaaaacaaattgctGCATGCTTTATCATCCTAGTGCTCTACTGTAACTCAACAAGAATATGTATGGCTCGTCTAATAGATTCTTTAGACTCgtataaatttcagataaaggGAAGGATgagtaaatttaaaaatgaacccAACCAagatttagaaaagaaaaaatgcttCTGAGTGGCGATACGATGGGACTTTATCAAAAGTCACagtattttaaaatttctgaTACCTTCTAATCAGAAGAAGATTTAAATGTCTCAGGATATTCAGGGCTTTTGCACTATGATATGATACATAGACTTATTatagagaagaagaacatgGGTAAGGGTTTCATACCGTCAGAGACAAGCCTGAATATGAGTGATTAACAAAATTTTGCGACCAAGAACATGAAATGAATGAGGTTCATAGTACTGAGAAACTTACAGATTCATGTGGTGAATAAGAAATTCAGAACAACTGAAGAACAGAACATGAAAGGATGGGTAACATATGTAACCTAATAGACAAAAATTAGGACAAGTGAAATTTGAGCCCAAAGACTTCCTCGAACTCAATATCACTGATACTAACTTAGCTAGACCGCACAATGCAGATAAGATTTCCTTTAACCAGTCCTATGCCCAACCACTCTTACCATTATGTATCTCAAATCTTGCAAGTAAACACTGCATATACCCGAGTAGATGACCTATGAGCAAATATACTTTTTTTCACATGAAGGACTAAATGAACATCCACAATTCCTAGAAGTTTGTATTCAAAATATgtatcacacacacacaggcACGCATATGAACAACTAGGATGACGAAGGAAAAATGGTGATGGCATTGTGAGATTACCTTTTGAAAACAGAAATGTTTCGAAATATAGGGGCATATAGATCAggatcatcctccataactgCTGGGGCATGCTCGACCTCTTTCTTTGCATACACAAGTGCCTCTTTTGGTGTCAAGGACCAAATGAATTTCTAAATACATATGCTACAGTGTTAAGATCATTGGTAACATCTTTCTTTAGCATAAACTCAATGGAAAAAGGAACAAGACTACCTGCATACGAGAAGGCACAGTTCTACGTGGAGGGGGAGGAGGAGGGACGACCTTTGACATGTTATCAACTTTCgaatcttttcttcttcttctagatTTTCCCCTCGGAGGAACTAAGGCTGCAACTGGCATAATTGGCACTGAGAGATTCAAATCAATAGGAGGATTTGGTGAAACAATGGGGGCACCAGAAATTATTTGCAATCTTTTGACCCTTGCCTCAGTAGAGGTCTTATTCAAGCTGAGGCTACTGTTCAAGGGTTTATCTGATGGAATTGCGACCGGCAGAGAGAGGAACCACATATCCAGAGGATCATTAAGTATAAACATCTGCAACATGACACAGGATGCTGTCATGATGGCCCCCACAAAAAATATCTTTTTCCAGTCAATTTTATACCCGCCAAAGAGCCGGATAAATTCTTTCATTAGGATCACAGCAAGGCTCTCACATAAAGTTTTCATCTCATCATACTACAAGATTTCCACCTCGCCAACATATAAAAAAGTGAATCCCCAGCAACCATGAGCTTATTAATCTACAATTCTCCTAAATGAGAGTCCAGGTCCAGAAATTTCAGCTTTCGTAACAAGGTCTGCCAAATTTTCAAACTACCTACGTGTTTGATAATGTCCAAGCCTTATCCCTCTCTCTGAAAGGTGTAAACTCCACAAAATTTGGTAAATCAGCTTCCTAGCAAAGAATcgaaaaatgagagagagagagagagagagagagagagagagagagagagattacagAACTAGTCAAAATGACTGTCATCATGTTTTTGCAGTGATCAAAGACAAAATTATTGGAAACCATATATAGTTCTACCAGAAGTCAGAACACAACATAAATACCAAGTGATAATGAAACTAACTTTTACTTAGATTATAAAGCCGAGAGaaactaaataaattattcttCGAAGTTTATGTTACAAGTTCCTAGCTCATGCTTTTGCAAAACCATAACATGCATTGCCAGACTGAAACTACTTATAATTTTTCATCAAATTCCAGTAAAAAACAACTTGAATTCACAACAATCATATTACATCATGTTGAAAATCTTGCTAAGTATCAAAATCCAATAGTctggagaaaacccaatatGCTAAATTCAATTCTGCACAGTttaagaacagaaaaaaaaaagaaaaaaaaaagagcaacaCTGTTCTTCAtctaattcaaataaaaaatactacAATACTACCTTTTTCGATCATTTCAGTTGTTTTGGGCTAGTTGTATTAAAAAAGGGGTCCCTGACTgaaaaattttctcttttttcttctgggtATTAAAGGAAATTCGAGTTCCAGAATTAGAAAAGCAATGGATTAACACAGGACCGATAAGTAAAACAACAATATAATGTTATGTATGTGGGTAGAAATCATACCTTGATCAAGTGAGCTAGAGCAGAGTCAGCTGAGCTAAAATGGGAACGAATCGAATTCGAAGAAGCTGATGGATCTAAGAcacagaagagagagaggttagggagggaaacagagagagagagcttgcgAGACAGACGGTAACGGTTCTCGACTTTTGGTAATAAAAATAGaccttttgaatattttgaccagTCAATCCGTCAAGTTCAACTGCTCAAACGactactaaataaataaaacaattaaataagAGGAGGGGCTAGTTAGCGACAGTTTAGCAAGCTGTCAATTGTGTGTCAACCAAGTtaagaattaattaaataaaagtcTTTagaccaaaataaataaataaaaatcatattaatgtcatcatttccattttttttaagaaacacTTATGTAAAACAGAGGTTAATCATGACATATTATGCCTGATAATTTTTTCACGTGGCAATATGTGATTGACtgaagataaaaaaataatattatttgttataaaaataacctgaaatatgtatgaatattgagctgcacgtaaagtagatgagacacagtatttaacgaggttcggctatgcctacgtcctcggagagcagcagcagtaacttttcactatataaaataatatggctacaactttagtgtttacaacatgtgtggttcactgaattttctctttaggagaatttctctttgctctctctttcctctttcttcattctcttccttttgtctctttccttttgtctctttcctcttctctctttcctctcttctctttcctctctttgtttctttccgtttccgtttctcttcttttctcttttcccttctttctttcctcttttctcttctcttctatctctatcttctttctctgatgtggtcttatttataggctgagaAAGGATACCCGTGAGTGTACCCGTGAGTGTGCAGGTGATaagcttccaaaatattttgcttaatttctttgtgggccccatacatgtgggctccacatgtttattctttacaacactcccccttggagaccacatgtccctagattggttgcctcattaaaatctTGCTTGAagaaaacctagtaaggtagagaactgatggaaggaagaaagaagagtacaacaatctgtatagcatacttctggatgctccccctgattaatatctccccctgatgtcttcatgactatcttttggagtgagagtctttcggagtgagtggaggatgtagccattaacaattctcgtagttgagtaagtaaatatatttccagtgagctatctctatgtaaatcatagaaatttttaGAGTCCGtgtttctaacaaaacttgggctatttgtaagttcacttgaaagaatatgctcGTACaaggtgttatgcggagatagcatcaaatatacctcacatcattccaaaatgatggtgatggagttgagccctatctgaaaaatatgatgtccggtcgaatatacttccggaaaatcattaaagtgtccaacggataatcctcataaaaatgcttcaatactttcttagtataagcaagaatctcgttggcataatgctcgatccttaagtcgagacaaatatttcttgaactcttgagaagctttaatgtgttgcaaacacattataatcaatatactCGCTGATGTaatttatgtacattaatattgagtacaaattttgtgcttcaggcacatgtcatTCAGGGACTtacttcatgcaatttcaatcctttcaaggattttgtttaaagggattaaactttatgacacattatatagctttaacccagctatttatacatctttagggaatcacttcaggtgatatgctctgtgcatttaataacccttaaagataacatgttagtctccgtaaatgtgcaataaaggggcacaattgaatctataaatatggagaaaacccaacattccttgtttctgccagaaacattgtgtcatacaaagtaggtatattcccttttattccgaacacccaagtataacattcagtattaacaaattttggggttcgtactgtgggttgttccttcacgttcattcttatctataatggaattacctcattccattttggccaatgatattgtcgacatttaataattgaacgtggttccaatcaacacagcccattgatgatttaagtagctactccaaattcaaaatttgtcattcatcaatttatgatcccaccattctcatttgcatgcacatacatcaattataagcatttctttgcttttgggtacccaagccactgcagggggcttttattatgtgagaatgtggattataacctccaatggagcgttattttatagtagggcgtggataatctccatttagggagttggaacatttagaacccatatatctgtcatgctgcaggcatgccacagattaatacatacatgtcaattaatttatgggactttaacccatacaatttgctacgcattaggcgtgcacaatatcaatattgacatgtcaaaggattgtcctttcgggacttcaatccacatcatttgctacgcaacaggcgtgcatcatattgatcactgctatacccatattctgttcttatgggactttaatctgtgcagtgtattatcaatgtatccaacttgcaatctgtaaaatttgtgttaataattcatggatacatacaagccattcttttggaacggacttatctccccatttggttacctttcaatataaaatatcaaataggtatataagcataaaataacacaagtattgcttacatccttaggtgggagaaacttttctcaagtatcattcaagctcatatcggcccagtaaatataatgtagcgcttgatgatctagttatatcctgcaagagcaaaaatcacaactcttttgcctctgtcaaaacaaataaccctcataattaggattacttcatggattcattcttcagatgttcattctaaagaaataaaatctcttatgaacagagagttataaaaagagaaaaaatgcaaaaataatgtgatattgattgcaagagaaggtaagcaatcaaggaaggaagctggtgggagcagacaataagctctcatatctcctaatctagaaggacttccggagattaaagcataagatcgccttcacagtttcctgatgtagcgaaaacgtgatcagggatagtcttgcttcctgaatggatgatcagagatagtcttacttctcgggcatattgagtgctcactgataagaaaaataagtagatatcgcatcattaggtatggagtaaactggatgtcttctgcaaagaaaatttcgttagtaacacatttatacacaaatataatgaataggtagaaccggtgaatttcaaattaaccataggaaaattgcgagattctcgggatacttttgaaaaagtagctccgtgaaatccgtaaagcaagatcggctttgacgaaaataatacttgaaaacgccgaaagtgccgacaggcattattagaggccacgtgaagttttggactctgggaaagaagaagataatatggggattcgagaagatattggaatCCTGAAGATATTGCCATATTTTcgtctatagatattgcctttgcaaaacttgattggagcaattgcgtttcaacttaacttccttcattttctgaaactttagttttcctaaggctttcttcgaaaccttcttaaaaatggcttcctcttcttcctgcccaaattatttcaatttaaatgatgctcccacaacaactagtgacgccaaagtttggcgtccatcctttgtatcccaaaatcgtcatctcacagttaatgattctgtgatgatgaatgatgctactgctgtcatagtagctaggaatttcattactccaatgaatgaaatgctgttaacagggaggtctgaggaagaggctattgatgactcaatggcttttagcattcagagtgctgcttctgtttctaacatggctgatcgtttgcgtgctagagcaaacgaggttcagaggctaacaactgaaaattcgtctcttcaaagaatgcttcatgagtctcaacaggaggttgagaaacttaaaggagagaataattccttgttgaaactggtgagttcgtactctgttgatacactgagaaggctagacatgctgcaggtctccaatgaaagaattttgggagaccacgagaagctcatggctaagcttaagaggcgtcgtcctcttccttcagaggcttccagaacataatgtatttttatagattttacagggcctgcaccttcattgcaggtggaaaaaatctatctgttatatgctcctttcctattataataattgcgcacattcttaaacttacacctgtggtttttacgtcttttcaaaatgacggtttggaaccttgtgccttataggttcaaataaccacattgtctctcccaaatttcatattttatcgcATGGTAGcctggaacttttggcctgagctaaacacaaactcagaatttatttgcccttttcaaatggacatgaaatatgaattgagtaaaagccacgataatatcgcaatatagtagtgaagagcattaactactatatacccacaacttcaagttcaggatctctcatatatttggatccatgggcttccggcccagatataacaaaacatgtggggagcctcaattcattatttgaggtttatattaatattatccatttcgcggtgtattcttaacaaccgtaattcacaaaatatatttcttccttgaggtgtcgattataacaaaatcgaactttattaaattcatcatcttcttatgccaaagaaatatgtggcataccacaatttgcaataatacctcaagggttgtccatttaattgttggaacttcaggttctcaacactgttaaattttgaacttcaggccaaagccacatattctcatggtatggacatttttacaattttctgtacacatttcgggacttcaagcccttacataattgtctatattttgaggaacttctg
This genomic interval carries:
- the LOC18776829 gene encoding probable glycosyltransferase At5g03795, with the translated sequence MKTLCESLAVILMKEFIRLFGGYKIDWKKIFFVGAIMTASCVMLQMFILNDPLDMWFLSLPVAIPSDKPLNSSLSLNKTSTEARVKRLQIISGAPIVSPNPPIDLNLSVPIMPVAALVPPRGKSRRRRKDSKVDNMSKVVPPPPPPRRTVPSRMQKFIWSLTPKEALVYAKKEVEHAPAVMEDDPDLYAPIFRNISVFKRSYELMELILKVYIYRDGARPIFHQPHLRGIYASEGWFMKLMEENRQFVTRDPEMAHLFYFPYSMRQLGMALYVPNSHNLKPLSIFLRDYTNTIAAKYPFWNRTHGSDHFLVACHDWGPYTLTAHEELTKNTIKALCNADTSEGIFVARKDVSLPETTIRTPRKPLRNVGGFRVSQRPLLAFFAGNMHGRVRPTLLKHWQDKHEDMKIYGPLPLRVSRKMSYVQHMKSSKFCICPMGYEVNSPRIIESIYYECVPVIIADNFPPPLSDVLDWSKFSVAVAEKDIPKLREILVAIPMRRYLTMQINVKMVQKHFLWNPRPIRYDLFHMILHSIWSSRLNQIQIPES